The nucleotide window ATAATTAAAATGCATGGTATGACTTTAAATACTGTTAATTATggtaataaacaaacaaactaactaaAGCAACCATTTTTTGTGCCTTCCAGGTCATCTTCATTTAAAAGGAGGTGTAGAGAAGATGTCAAAGTCTTTGAAGAATTATATAACTATTAAGGTAAGGCATTTAGCACTTGCATAAAACAGAACAGCTGTGCTCTTCtcattaaataatttttttttttgtctttttgtgaGATTTCTAAAGTGGGAAATAATTCATCAAGCAAAAAATAAGAAGTTGAGACAATGTAAAAGTGgttagttaaaggagaattccggtgtgatattgacctaaagtgtgttgaaacatccaaaaataattccgtggaaatgcatggattccagttgctgctactggaagaaactggaatccatccatttccactgaattatttttggaatctgatcccttatcatacctgttcattcttacttgtcgctcgacttatcgtgactaaattcaagatggctgcaaacgctaaacttcgtgaagatactgtctgcataaatagtcttgtaagtaaactaccagtgctttttcaaagttctcaatgtctcgttttaaatgtcagggccctcggaagtctaccaatgaagtgtggagatacattgagcctcgtaaatggtgtaaaacagtgatttatttgcatggttagcccgatgccgaagcaccaccattgaaaaagctgttggtagcatcggctaactagcgccagattttggagtgcaggggacaagccgagatgggctatgagacatacgttcacactcggtatcatgtttcaacacactttaggtcaacatcacaccggaattctcctttaaaggtttttcacatactgtagatctccgtttctcaaaGTCACCGAAAAAAAACCCGAAAAACAAtctacctagctcaagttgcagCTGCCAGGTAGagaagccaggcagctacagtgctacactctgggggcatgaacatggggcagctacagtgctacactctgggggcatgaacaggGGGCAGCTACAACGCTACACTCTGGAgacatgaacatggggcagctacagtgctacactctgggggcacgattttaaagatgcccttagagtgtagcactgtagctgctttTTCTTGTACCGGCAGGACTcatgacctcgagaaacggagatatatgtgaaaaatggccagagttctcctttaaggactgcaaaacattaataaacatgGCAGCATGCTTCCAACTGCACCAAAGCACACAGTCATATGCAATAGTGGTTTATAACATTATAACATGTTGTAGATAGGAGGGATGTCTTGAAGGACAGAAAACTGGAGCCTATACTGATATGGCCAAGAGCACGAGACGCCTTGACTCACACATGATTGCATTAGGAGATGGAGAGGCACCTCTTGGTGTGGCTGTGACGCCTTGACGCATAAACTAGTACATCTGTATCTTACTGTTTGATTTTGCACATGTAATGTGCTCAACATATTTAGTGTCTGGCTTTAGCTGAATACATGGCCTGAATTAGTGAGACTAACCCCCGTGCTCACATTTTTAGGTGCATGTGAGATACATTTGAATTCTACAAGATCaaaacacattaatacacatgtCTTATCTGTCTACATACAGGATTTTCTACAGTCCTATACAGCAAATGAATTTCGTGTGTTCTGTCTCTTAACAAAATACAGATCAGGTAAGTTAAATTACACATAAGCTAACACAAACTTGAGTTCAAAATCCAGGTCTTTCCAGATATAGTCCATGTAAATTCAGTCTGTCCAACCTGAGTGAGTGTAGGCAGCCATTTTATCTCAATAATCCCACTGGCAACCTGACTCTGTAAGAATATCATCCATTCACTATCTGTCTCAGCCATAGCCACATACTCTGCTTATGAATCAATTATGAGACAATAAAAGCTTACCTCTGTGATGGCACCTCATAGGATGAGAATGTGAATAAAaggtttgtatgtttgtttgtgtattttctacaggaatagaGTACAGTGATGAAAGCATGAATGAAGCACGCAGTTCAATGGCCACAATCTCTTCTTTTACCCATAATGCTCAGGCTTACATTCTGGGCCATTTGTTGTGCCAACCTATAGAGGAGACAGTGCTTTGGGAGAGGTACACTTTCCAATACCTATTTCCTGATATTTCTTGTTTTCCCAAACAACTTTGTGCACAGTCTAATCAGTAATTACGTAACGGATAATGGACAACACGACGTTCGGGTATCAGAGATATAATGCACTCCGAAGTGTAACGGCTGCGCGTCGTGGCCACATTGCCACCTCGAATGTGCATTATTTTTCTGATACCTTAACGCTGTGTTGTCCATTTCATTCCCTTGCatcatagtctgtctgttctctctTGAAATGCTACCATGCTCAGAAacgttctaatgaggagacacagcactcaaaaaatcctccatagaaatgcatagggctagtttgtaatgccaatatggcagttgtctacacatatcccgccccttccgcaGCAAAAAAATCGACAtttgaatacattgtgccaatcatgtggtgtgttgtgaatacattgtgtcaatcatgtgttgtgatcttgctgctggagcaaggttggtgtagtgtagccttgcacacgcgcatttcgggcgaaatagatgcccgataagtgcccaaaaagcgttacaaTCCATCcatacacaaaacaaaataccaGTCCTGTAGGTTTAAGTAAACACATTTCCTCATTGAATGCAGTATGATTGCTAATCTTACGGTACAAGAAGACACTTTCCATAATTCTATAttccctccctatttttaaggcTAGCTTCTACGCAAACCATTGTGCGGGCTGCTTTGGCTGATGATTTTGACACACCAAGAGCAGTGGATGCCATCATGAACCTTATTCACCAATGCAACTCCCAGCTTCAGACTGTCTCTAAGGTAACCTCCTGACCAACACTTCATGCATGTCTCACTGTGAATAGCAGTTTATTTTCCGAGTGACATGACCTGTCTGATGAACATTCTACACAGGCTACAGACTAAGGGCCATGTGCAAGTGGGAGAATATGGCCCTAAGTGAATAGTCATTTTTATCCTCACTGGCTGAACTTGTAATTGTTTAAATATGACCAAATTCAGATTTAATGTGCTTCAGGATTGATGCAGGTTTTATAAATGTGTCATGTACCCATCCTTCCAATAAAATCTTCTTACTTAAGAGCAGGATACGGGACTGCAATCTGGTGGATTTAAATTGTTaaaatattatatcatatattgAAAtggtatgtatttttttttctatggtAAGACTGCAGGACTGTCAAGGAGTCCAGCTGTGTTTGGGGCCGTACTCTCCTACATTAGGGAAACAATGGAGGTATTTGGAGTTGACCTGCTGGACAGAAAGGTATGAGCTTTGCTTGCACAATGTCTTCCCTAAAGCGTGATGATCAGGGTTGTTATGTACAGCCATGCAGTGATATGACAATAGATAATAGATACTACAAAATTTCCCAGAGAGGTTGTCATTAGCAAAAAAGCATCATCATAATCAGGTGTATTCTTTCCCCTGTTCCATAGGTCTCTAGCAGTGAAGATAGCTCCAGAGTCCTTGAGAATGTGGTGGAACAGTTGGTGCATTTCCGCAGAGAAATACGCAACTTTGCTCTCGAGCCTGTTGCTGGTGGCTCGTCTGGTACGCCGAACAAGAAGAAGCGGTTACATCCAGATCGGTTACCTCTGCTGACAGCATGCGATGCCTTACGGAACGACCTGACTCCATTAGGGGTTCATATCAAAGTAAGCGTCTGTACCTTCAATTCACTGACAGACATTATTGCCTCTAATAATTGCCCTGATATTCAGAAAGACTTTGAAATCGATAACATATACGGAGAGTTTTGAGGGACTTTGATGTAACAAGTACCAGTAGGCTGAGTTTCATACTTTTAAGAAACCAGGATGTGGTTAATGTTGGTGCACATAATTAGCTTGTGACCAAGAAATAGATTTGCTTCAGTATCTGATTGATGTTTATTCTTTCTTTCCAAATGTGTCTAAAATCGGTGGAGGCACCCCTCCATCCTTCCAACATTAATAACTTGGGGTGTTTTGCTCTCATTATAGGACAGAGGCACCACCTCCACTTGGGAGATCACACAGTTAAGAAGAGGcaaggaagagaaaaaatagCTGTCTATTGCTTGTGAACGCGTTTTAACAAATCTTGTGTTATGTTGGGGTGATGTACATAACAGCAACAGATGACTGTAGTAGTTGTCTTTTTCCTGTGTCTATGATGTTGTTGGGACAGCCGTTTAGTGAAACAGTGTTTTTCCGGTCCAATAAACTATTTGTGTCATTAAACtacaagtatatatactcttttgatcccatgagggaaatttggtctctgcatttatcccaatccgtgaattagtgaaacacactcggcacacagtgaggtgaagcacacactaatcccggcgcagtcagctgcctgcaacaacagcggcgctcagggagcagtgaggggttaggtgccttgctcaagggcacttcagccatgcctactggtcggggttcgaaccggcaacaatGGCTGCTTCACCAAACCGTCAGGTTATGGATTCCTagtacctttctctctcacacggtcccaaccatagacataatggagagtagacgccgcatcgaccgctactgcCTACTGGCGCTGAAGAGCCATGGGGGCCGCCGTCTTGGATCGGTcccccactccactcagtgtaatctgtttggccggtgcaATGAGCCGTCAGCGCATTTAATTAATCAtacctcactgaataccgaactgattttcagtttgttttgctgcaaaggtcatacatgtagctgatacaggacacatagttcggcgtattttaatattcatagtgggctttcacagtaatagaatattctgatatatgatataaagtgaccagACGTCCGagatcaaaactgggaacataatccccGAAAAAAGGGGACATTTCTAGTGTGACCATAAATCTGATGGAAAAAACCTAATGCTGTgtcttcaaaaacaaaacagggaCAGAGGTATTTTTTTTCCTGTATTTAGCCAGGGACAGGCAATCAGATATGGGGACTGTCCCCTGAAACCAGGGACGTCTGTTCACTATGATTGTGATGTAGGCTACGAAAGGCATTTTGCAAATCACACACTAtaatagaacagaatagaatagaattctTTAATTTTATTGCACAGAATACAACGAAACTGGATGGCAGTCCTCTTGgtgctgataaaaaaaaatagagttCTAAAATATATTTCTAAAATAATATAAGACAATACAAAACATACATGTCCAGCTGTTGACAGACAGCCCCCCCTCTCTAGCCTCCCGTTATCCCCACATACATtcatataaatatgatagagaAGCAGAAACAGATAGTGGCAGTAAATTCAGATATTTTAATAAGTTGAAGAAACAATACATGATTATATTAGAGTCTACTTGAAGCTTTTTATATTtgcctctctgtcacacacacacacacacacacacacacactgtactacCACATTCTTCTGCAACCATCTCCTCCCTGCCCTTGACATTTAGCAGCcaccctcccaacacacacacacacacacacacgaaagctTTGAATGAGGACCGTTTTGTAGAGCTTTTCTCGTGCTCCCTTTCTGCAGTTCAAGAGAGGGGAGTTTGGCAATGTGGTGCAGCCTTATCttgagaaacacagacacaaccaaTGACAAGCCAAACTGTCTCCTCAATGTGTTCCCCAAGCAGAAAAACATCCTCCGTTCCAACCTTCCCATAcgatgtgtgtgactgtcaaCACTTTAGGAGATTAAAAAAGCAAGATAATAAAATCAAACCTTCACTGTGCCTTGTGTTGGAATCACTAGGCCGCCGTTGTTTTTCAGGGCTAGAAGGTGGTAGCTCTTGTCAAATGAAGATGGTTCAGCATCTCTGACCAAGCTCGCACGGCACATATCACAGGACAGCTTTCATAGAATCTGCCGGACTACAAACCCTGCTATGTAGACCAAAACATTTTCCACCAGACCATTAAACCGAGTGGGGAGATAACTGTGGTCACACACAAAGGGCCGAAATGTTGGCCAATGGAGATAGGTGCTCTTCAGCAGAGGACATCTCCACAGCAGACAGGGACACAGTGCTGTCTTGGGCCGCCACATTGCTTGCCTCACCAGGCGAGACACCACACCGAACCTTCAGACGGCGGAAGATGGTCTGGAACTGGCGTGCCGATGGATTCCAGCCGCCTTGTAtggaaaacatgcacacaatacatacattaCTCACAAGACATAACAAAGATATTCATTAGGTATATTTTCAGAATTTATTGTAATTAAAAGCACACCAACCCTACCTGACGCTCTGATTGAATTAAATAGGAGCTCCAAGTGACCCTGGTGGAACCTGTAGGTGAGCATACCACTGAACTTGGAGCAGTTCAGGAATCCGACAAATCTGATGACCGACAAAGTTTTATTACTCTGATCATGGCGAAACAAGACACCCCAAGAAAGCACCATGTCATTTTGTTCAATTCAAAGCAGTAAAGTGAATTTTTCATCACATCCATCGGCAATGTGTAATCACCCATTCTTGAGTGCCTTCCTTGGTACCTTCATTGACAACCTTCGGTAATGATGTTCTTTAAATCCCCCAAAAGACTCTTCACCGCCGTCTTTGCCCTCTTTTCTCTGGCCACAGCATTCTTTTTCTCTCGCTCCAGACTTTCCACTCTTGCCAAGGCTTCATTGAGTCTGCTCTTAAGAGCGCTAGGAGAAGCAGGCAAGGCATAGCCATGATCCTagtagaaagagagatgaacatGAGTAATGTTTCACTTTGACACCACTAGTTTATGGCCCACATTTTATAGTTATCACCTATCAAAGCCACTGCCAgcactgtgtatttgtgtgtgtgtgtgtgtgtgtgtgtcaggaatgCATGTTCAACGTGTCTTTAATTGTGTGTATAGGTTTATTTGTGAGTGTTTAATATGAGTGGCAGGAAATAAGTGAGATTTTAATATGTCCAGGAACGTTATGATATGATGTTTAAAGTAGAAATATTCACATCGTTAGGCTGAGGTTGTGGGTGTGAGGTTGCCATTTCTTGGGAATCCTGAGAGGCAACGGGCAGCCTTTCTTTAGCTCTTCTGTAGGTAGATGTAGCCCTGCCCTTTTCCAACAAAAATGAAGAAGCATAATGcataatacaatatatataaaGGGATAAGTATTTCACCCTGCCCTGTGATTgataatatttacatttatgaaTGCTAATAGCCGTATGATGATACACCTACTCTTTTGAGGCGAACCGGGAAGCTGAAGACGGATGGAATAACACCATCTCGAAGTCGGACAGTCTGACCCGTCCTATCAAAATCGCCCTGCTTAAAATGCTGAGAGCAAAGCACTGATGAAGCACTTGCAGTGAATCCTTCTCTCCTCAAAGCCACTTCCCACTTTTTCCTCACATCTTTGTCCTTGGGAAACCTTCAAAATTAAAACAGACGATTTGGGAGTCTACACAAAAACATTTCACAAAGGAGGTCAAGCTTCCCTTACAAAAATGAAGTGTTTGCCgcagatttgcagcaaacttgtgggtgatAAAATTAGTTCACTACAATATATTGCCAGACGTTTGCCAATGTTGTCCAGCAATAATGGCAAACTTCAAGTAAACTTCTGGTTACAAACCTAATTTGTATAttacattgctgcaaatttgctacaacattgccaaaagttaatcacaactgtttgccagaaacttaatttgcatgtgaaaatatgaccttgcGGCAACTGTTCGCCAGAAACCTGACATTTCTGTAAGGGTTATTTTCTTCCGTCACACATTTCTTAGAACCTTTCCTCAACAAAACTCTAAAAATATTTTGATGCATATCTGTTGATAATAAACCAAAGTTGCTGAAATTGTGAATAAGCTTGTTTGCAAATCATTCTACAGTCAGATGTTCTGTTGCCTTTAAGCAAGTGGGGTGGGTATGAGACATGATAGGGTGAATTACatgtaaactagatgtaccgccgagcggtacaaaatttgagcgccgcccagtccagcacattttttccacaaaaaataaatcacgctgaaaggcctatatgattctaactgtctcactaaattgcattatccacactcaattctcactggtatctgctagacaacaagtaccaaaacatgattagttcatagatttcacatgtaaaattaattttatacaaccccacccccatgcctgttcataattctgagaaattcttgaattgtgtgcatgtacatgtttatgtgtgtgtgtgtgtgtgtgtgtgtgtgtgtgcgtgcttgtgtgtttgcctgcgtatgtgtgtttgtgcatgtgcatgcatgcgtacatatgtctactgtgtgagtatgtgtcatacgtatgattactgtgaatgtatgtgtgtgcatgtgtatctgtttatgcacatgtgtgcacatggaatgggttaacatgacccctggaggcaaacatacggaaaaaagtggtcatcctaggccctacggttctcaagatattcacagaaaactgtgtctgccctaccctcatttcggggggtccagtacagcgggggggctacacagatcaaaacaaaaaacgatggttccatgctatccatgtggggttacatgcccaccaagtttcgtgtaccccagtctttcagtgtcccgggaatccttgttggtgtacggtcactaaatgtacacataaattattttattgtaaggcccccccatgaacgaaagttcacaaaacttggcatgcattcggagggtgtcataatgatcctacactttcaatttcgtgcagttttgaccatgtcagccagagatattgtggtgaaaacacctcatgttttgctttttaatttttaactaggtggcgctatacatgaaataagtggtaatgggatgggttgacatggccccttaagaccaacatacaaaaaaaaggtggacctcctaggccctacggttctcgagatattcacagaaaactgtcttcGGCCACCttcaggccagttggtgtatagtaacataaattaatttattgtgtggccccccatgaacggaattccacgaaacttggcgtgcattcaaagggtgtcataatgatcctacacttccaatttcgtgcagttttgactatgttaggtcacagatacctgcgattacaacacctcatttttacttttttgtatttaactaggtggcgctatacatgaaatgagtggttatggaatgggttgacatggccccttgagatcaacatacaaaaaaaaatggtcctcctaaaccttacggttctcgagatattcacagaaaactggtgcagtccagcgggggggctacagattaaaacgaaaaacgatggttccatgctatccatgtggggttacatgcccaccaagtttcgtctaccccggtctttcagggtccctggaatccttgacggaaatttgggacatgcgaaaaaaaaatctgactaaaccgcttcgctgcgcggcgatCCTAAtaataccagagaatgtctaataaacgGGCTCTGATTATACACAGTGCTGGGAAAGCTGTGCCACTTAAATTCGCTGGCCAATGTTATAGGCCTACCAGTAATAGTTGTTTTATTTCTACAATAAcattgtgtcagttgtaatttAAGTCAGTGTTactgttatggaatatgacttgaTCAAGTGTCTGAATTCATAGCCGTCTGGGTGAAcaccagttcagttcagtagtCTAGAACTAATATAAGAGATCTTTGCTAGTTCtcaactctctggtaatattctattcacaaaatacaacgaatacggtaatgttaaatcttacttgtgaaaagtaatccCCCGAGCCCTGTTGGCGATGGTAcgccgatttgagcaggaatgTGCTGCACAGTGCTCTGGCATcttgcttcttcttcttcttctgctacGCAACTAGGACGAGAAAATGTCTAATAGAATGTCTaatcaaagagtatagaagttaCTCTTTGGTCTAATAGGAAACGGACTCtgctcatagacagtaaaagcaGAAAATGTCTAATAAAATCCGTAAACGGGATCTGGTAAAAGAAAGACTCTGCTGGGACTATGACCGGTCAAAGATGGCGACCACATCAAacatccttgattactagctccgctttaaccctctctgaccaCATGTAGCACATAGCAGccaggaagtgacgtcaattccggaaataagtacatcatttactttactctttatgtAAAATACAGTGGGAGAAAAcgtgttttcttttacagttcatggaaaaaatagtcacattaggtagaagctttttattattattcgtaattcacatttatttattaaataatcgatCGCGACTGACTGTCCACGTGATCTGCCAGAGTCAGCTGGGGGGAGCTCGTGACTATGGTGCTTTCTATTTGTCTTGTAAATCATCGTACACCCACTCGTACAACATGTACGAATGAGTGgctatagggagggaaagtaatctcatcgccatctagtggttgcgttcctagagtttagcggagtggatgggatttttttttttttttagaaaaaatatatctcggtgcacattgggatcttaatttaatgccttccatatgttaggcactgaggtgacctctattgcttcaagtggtcataccttatttttaggatcagttgaattgttttgagtttttgtcttAACATGGcaggaactacagctgcatgtgacgtcacatgtttgggcgcttaatctctaactgatcaatatgcaatttgcttaactggcttaacatatttttgtaataacggaacgtgatgtaaaccgcgtggataacctttatgtcaggataactggtgtgcttctactcacatgaagagctagctgtaagtgttaagtgtcaatgctaaccaggctaataaacaaaccatgctaccagAGAGAAGGTTGATAAAAAtgtatattaaggatctttgattattaaggatctttgatgctaccgtgagtaacgttgaagggtaaagtcacgtgacttattttgtagttcgtttatgaaacaaaaggagcaatttcgattttcttaaataaggcaaaatagggtctgacattttcacagttagaatattattattgtatagacactgaaaaatatttttggtggataacatcgctgatttggcttcacaatattttttaaaataggtctatgggacttaacattggagctgctcttcgataggaac belongs to Alosa alosa isolate M-15738 ecotype Scorff River chromosome 23, AALO_Geno_1.1, whole genome shotgun sequence and includes:
- the cars2 gene encoding probable cysteine--tRNA ligase, mitochondrial isoform X2, which codes for MVLLWTYCVRPCASWTCVENISPTVLARMYEEDFKQDMLSMKVIPPVVYMRVTENIAHIVAFIERIIQNGHAYATASGDVYFDVGSIGHRYGKLMNLGDTVGESEGTNKRDIRDFALWKASKPQEPFWESPWGPGRPGWHIECSTVASSVFGSQLDIHSGGIDLAFPHHENEIAQCEAHHLCQQWGNYFLHSGHLHLKGGVEKMSKSLKNYITIKDFLQSYTANEFRVFCLLTKYRSGIEYSDESMNEARSSMATISSFTHNAQAYILGHLLCQPIEETVLWERLASTQTIVRAALADDFDTPRAVDAIMNLIHQCNSQLQTVSKTAGLSRSPAVFGAVLSYIRETMEVFGVDLLDRKVSSSEDSSRVLENVVEQLVHFRREIRNFALEPVAGGSSGTPNKKKRLHPDRLPLLTACDALRNDLTPLGVHIKDRGTTSTWEITQLRRGKEEKK
- the LOC125288522 gene encoding THAP domain-containing protein 6-like — encoded protein: MPEHCAAHSCSNRRTIANRARGITFHKFPKDKDVRKKWEVALRREGFTASASSVLCSQHFKQGDFDRTGQTVRLRDGVIPSVFSFPVRLKRGRATSTYRRAKERLPVASQDSQEMATSHPQPQPNDDHGYALPASPSALKSRLNEALARVESLEREKKNAVAREKRAKTAVKSLLGDLKNIITEGCQ